CTTGTTTCATTGCGTTTAGTGTAAATATGGTAAAGTAACGTGTTATAATCAGCAACGCTCATATAATTTTCTTTATTATTTTTGGCAGCGACGAAATCCATCATACAGCGTTGTATTTTCGTATTAGTCAAATGAAGTTTATCGGCATAAGCTTGAATTTTCTCCATGCCTATTTGATTAATCAGTAAATTTGTCGCTAGATTATCACTTAGTACAATCATGAGAGAAGCAAGTGCTTTAATGGTAAGCTTAGCATCACCATTTATTTCTTGTAATGCTCCACCGCCTTCTACGTGTGGCACTGTATCAACGCGAATTTTTTTAGCAAAATCAATATCACTATCGCATAAAGTCGCTAAAATTAAAACTTTAATCATGCTGGCAGATTTGTGTACATAATTTTTTTGATAAGAAATTTTGGGTAATTTTTCATCATCATATCTTTGGATTAAATACGACCAATCTCCTGCAAAATTTTTTATTTGTTCTTTAAGATACATATCTAATTCTTGCATAACATCAATTCCTTAAAATTTTATTAAAACAGAATTAATTATAGCATAAAAATGAGATGGGCATTATTTAATATAATATGATAGTGAATTTTTTGTATTTATTTTTGTTGTTCAGTTAATATTGTATACAGTATTTAATTGTTAATACCTAAAAAAACTCTAGGCAAAACAGGTTTTATCATGCTATAATGAATTTCAGCGAAGAAATAAATTATTTTATAATTAAATTAATATTTTTATATGTAAAATTTTTTTGATTTTTTTGTTTTTCTGTTTATAATGACATAATTTTATAAGGGGTTGTATTTTACATCATGAGTTTAAAAAATGCTTATTTACAAAAAGTTTATGACAAAGTAGTAGCTAAAAATCCAGGGGAAGCTGAATTTCATCAAGCAGTATATGAAGTTTTAGAATCTATCACACCTGCTATAGAAAAAAATCCTGCTTATGAAAAAGCTAATATCATTGAACGTATGGTTGAACCAGAACGCATGATTACTTTCCGCGTAACTTGGGTAGATGATAACAATAATGTTCAAGTAAATCGTGGCTATCGCGTACAATTCAATTCTGCTATTGGACCTTATAAAGGTGGTCTTCGTCTTCATCCTTCCGTTTGTGCTTCTGTTATTAAATTCTTAGGCTTTGAACAAGTTTTGAAGAATTCTTTAACAACACTTCCTATGGGTGGCGGTAAAGGCGGTAGCGATTTTGACCCTAAAGGTAAATCCGATATGGAAATCATGCGTTTTTGTCAGAGCTTTATGACTGAACTCGCTAAACACATTGGTGCAGATACAGACGTACCTGCTGGTGATATCGGTGTTGGTGCGCGTGAAGTTGGCTACTTATTCGGTCAATATAAACGCCTTCGCAATGAATTTACTGGTGTATTGACTGGTAAAGGATTATCTTTTGGCGGTTCTTTAGTAAGAACAGAAGCTACAGGCTATGGCTTATGCTATTTCGTAAAAGAAATGCTTAAAGATAATGGTCAAGATTTTGCTGGTAAAGAAGTTTTAGTATCCGGTTCTGGTAATGTTGCAATCTACGCAGCTGAAAAAGCTACACAATTTGGTGCTAAAGTCATTGCTATGAGTGATTCCAATGGCTACGTTGTAGATAAAAACGGTATTAACCTTGATGTAATGAAACAGATTAAAGAAGTTGAACGCAAACGCATTAAAGAATACGCAGCACGCGTTGAAGGTGCACAATATCATGAAGGTTGCAAAGGTATTTGGACTGTTAAATGTGATATTGCTCTTCCTTGTGCAACTCAAAATGAAATTGACCTTGAATCTGCAAAAGCACTCGTTGCTAATGGTTGCTTTGCAGTTGGTGAAGGTGCTAATATGCCATCTACTATCGAAGCTATTAATTATTTCCTCGATAATAAAGTTCTCTTTGCTCCAGCAAAAGCAGCAAATGCTGGCGGTGTAGCAACTTCTGGTCTTGAAATGAGCCAAAATAGTGAACGTTTAAGCTGGACTTTTGAAGAAGTAGATGAAAAATTACATTCTATCATGGTAAATATCTACAAAAATGCAGCAACAACTGCAAAAGAATACGGTTTTGATGGCAATCTTGTAGTAGGTGCAAATATTGCTGGTTTCTTGAAAGTGGCAGATGCAATGCTTGCTCAAGGATATGCTTATTAATAAATGAAACGATAAAAAGGCAGGATTTATTTCCTGTCTTTTTTTATTGAAGAAATTATTTTTTATATTTAACTTTAATTAATATATAAAATTTTTTATGGTTTTGTGTTTTAGTTGATATAATAAATAATAGTAACTGAAAACACTATTCAATCATTTGATAAAATATGATAGAATGGAAACAGTTTATTTTGAAAATGGGGTGAAAAAATGAAAGTTACGAGAGAAGATGTAGAAAATGTAGCTCTCTTATCCCGTCTTAGAATTGATGAAAAAGATATGGATAAAAATATACAGGAGCTTAGCGATTTTCTTGAATATGTAGATAGATTACAGCAGGTAGATACTGAAAATGTAGCAGCTACTGCACATGTATTGCCAATTCAAAACGTATTCCGTGAAGATGTTGTAAAACCATCACTTAATCGCGATTTAGCTTTGTC
The window above is part of the Megamonas hypermegale genome. Proteins encoded here:
- the gdhA gene encoding NADP-specific glutamate dehydrogenase, yielding MSLKNAYLQKVYDKVVAKNPGEAEFHQAVYEVLESITPAIEKNPAYEKANIIERMVEPERMITFRVTWVDDNNNVQVNRGYRVQFNSAIGPYKGGLRLHPSVCASVIKFLGFEQVLKNSLTTLPMGGGKGGSDFDPKGKSDMEIMRFCQSFMTELAKHIGADTDVPAGDIGVGAREVGYLFGQYKRLRNEFTGVLTGKGLSFGGSLVRTEATGYGLCYFVKEMLKDNGQDFAGKEVLVSGSGNVAIYAAEKATQFGAKVIAMSDSNGYVVDKNGINLDVMKQIKEVERKRIKEYAARVEGAQYHEGCKGIWTVKCDIALPCATQNEIDLESAKALVANGCFAVGEGANMPSTIEAINYFLDNKVLFAPAKAANAGGVATSGLEMSQNSERLSWTFEEVDEKLHSIMVNIYKNAATTAKEYGFDGNLVVGANIAGFLKVADAMLAQGYAY
- a CDS encoding serine hydrolase, whose amino-acid sequence is MQELDMYLKEQIKNFAGDWSYLIQRYDDEKLPKISYQKNYVHKSASMIKVLILATLCDSDIDFAKKIRVDTVPHVEGGGALQEINGDAKLTIKALASLMIVLSDNLATNLLINQIGMEKIQAYADKLHLTNTKIQRCMMDFVAAKNNKENYMSVADYNTLLYHIYTKRNETRFSFAWEVLARQQFRDRIPYYWDENIIFHHKTGMLDYVEHDGGVYEGKNGVYSIIFFASNLPSNAVGGHQMGELGKYTLEYLDSTKQRS
- the gatC gene encoding Asp-tRNA(Asn)/Glu-tRNA(Gln) amidotransferase subunit GatC, which translates into the protein MKVTREDVENVALLSRLRIDEKDMDKNIQELSDFLEYVDRLQQVDTENVAATAHVLPIQNVFREDVVKPSLNRDLALSNAPEQEDGYFRVPKIVEE